From Marivirga harenae, one genomic window encodes:
- a CDS encoding RluA family pseudouridine synthase produces MQEDIAQNEQEDDGLFEHHQITVDPKQDLLRIDKFLMDRLPNVTRNKVQKAIKDGFVQVNGETIKPNYKVHPNDIIRIALPEPPRDTDVKPENIPLNIIFEDPDFLIVNKEAGMVVHPAHQNWEGTLVNALAYHFQNLPEMEGNDGRPGLVHRIDKDTSGLLVIAKNEKSMTHLAKQFFDHSIERTYYALVWGDVEENEGTIDVNLGRSFKDRRITDAFPDGDFGRTAITHYKVLERLRYVTLIQCNLETGRTHQIRAHMKYIGHPLFNDATYGGDRILKGTQFSKYKSFVDNCFKIIPRQALHAKSLGFNHPSQNKTVNFDSELPPDFIEVLEKWRHYIQFH; encoded by the coding sequence ATGCAAGAAGATATAGCACAAAACGAACAAGAAGATGATGGATTGTTTGAACATCATCAAATTACAGTTGATCCCAAGCAGGATCTGTTGAGAATAGATAAATTCTTAATGGACAGGCTCCCAAATGTGACCCGCAATAAGGTGCAAAAAGCTATTAAAGATGGTTTTGTGCAGGTAAATGGGGAGACCATTAAACCGAATTACAAAGTGCACCCCAATGATATTATTCGGATTGCCCTACCTGAGCCTCCTAGAGACACGGATGTAAAACCTGAAAACATTCCACTAAATATAATTTTTGAAGATCCCGATTTTTTAATTGTAAACAAAGAAGCTGGCATGGTGGTACATCCTGCCCATCAAAATTGGGAAGGAACTTTAGTCAATGCTTTAGCTTACCATTTTCAAAATTTACCAGAAATGGAAGGGAATGATGGCAGACCAGGCTTGGTTCATCGAATAGACAAGGATACTTCAGGGCTTTTGGTGATAGCCAAAAATGAAAAATCCATGACGCATTTGGCAAAACAATTTTTTGACCATAGCATTGAAAGAACCTATTACGCCTTAGTTTGGGGTGATGTGGAAGAGAATGAAGGTACAATCGATGTAAACTTGGGCAGAAGCTTCAAGGACAGGAGAATTACTGACGCATTTCCTGATGGTGATTTTGGCAGAACGGCTATCACGCATTACAAAGTTTTGGAAAGATTAAGATATGTAACGCTTATTCAATGTAATTTAGAAACTGGTCGTACCCATCAAATTCGAGCCCATATGAAGTATATTGGACATCCTTTGTTTAATGATGCTACTTATGGTGGTGACAGAATTTTAAAAGGAACTCAGTTTTCCAAGTACAAGTCATTTGTGGATAATTGCTTTAAAATAATTCCAAGACAGGCTCTACACGCCAAATCCTTAGGTTTTAATCATCCATCGCAAAACAAGACCGTTAACTTTGATTCTGAATTACCTCCAGATTTTATTGAGGTCTTAGAAAAATGGAGACATTATATCCAATTTCACTAA
- a CDS encoding outer membrane beta-barrel protein, with protein MNEHIIYFDGRLKSEIFIVVYDYKMMLKYIVSIFLLLSTVVCQAQSIWDKLNKNPFKTSQVYFGVRSGANYNMVNVINRYSLIKPTTSLDEGLYDKEYKDVENIGVLYGLTFMYQFDQRLVLGANASVNQIRFQYTQSQPGSTRSVNFIHNHDLNYLDVPVFFRFMFRRVNSRFWDKQNRKPTVPPIIPFVQVGLNFSVLINADKEYSKFTTQDGIESQEFNKNEDIKSIMSPFTAGAFLGGGARFRVSTFYITAEANFRQGLSNANNQNARYANDNLQNEAYDVMDDFSFQSVEALIGIIFPLKYLNKKEFMPVEI; from the coding sequence GTGAACGAACATATCATTTATTTTGATGGAAGATTAAAAAGTGAGATATTTATTGTGGTGTATGATTATAAAATGATGTTAAAATATATTGTAAGTATATTTTTATTGCTTTCAACGGTAGTTTGTCAGGCACAATCTATTTGGGATAAATTAAATAAAAATCCATTTAAAACATCTCAGGTCTATTTTGGAGTTCGGTCAGGTGCGAATTACAATATGGTAAATGTTATTAATCGCTATTCATTGATTAAGCCTACCACAAGCTTAGATGAAGGTCTCTACGATAAAGAATATAAAGATGTAGAAAATATTGGAGTTCTTTATGGGCTGACCTTTATGTATCAATTTGACCAGCGACTAGTTTTGGGTGCAAATGCGTCAGTAAATCAAATTCGGTTTCAATACACCCAGTCGCAACCTGGTTCAACAAGAAGTGTAAATTTCATCCATAATCATGATCTTAATTATTTGGATGTACCTGTTTTTTTTAGGTTTATGTTCCGAAGAGTCAACAGCCGTTTTTGGGATAAACAGAATAGAAAACCAACAGTTCCGCCTATTATACCCTTTGTACAAGTGGGCTTAAATTTTTCCGTGTTAATTAATGCCGACAAAGAATATTCTAAATTCACCACTCAAGATGGTATAGAAAGTCAAGAATTTAATAAAAACGAAGATATAAAATCTATTATGTCTCCTTTTACTGCTGGAGCTTTCCTAGGAGGGGGTGCAAGGTTTAGAGTGAGTACTTTTTATATTACTGCCGAAGCAAATTTCAGGCAGGGCTTGAGCAATGCAAATAATCAAAATGCACGATATGCTAATGATAATCTTCAAAATGAAGCTTATGATGTGATGGACGATTTTAGTTTTCAGTCTGTAGAAGCCTTAATAGGAATCATATTTCCATTGAAATACTTGAATAAGAAAGAATTTATGCCAGTTGAGATATGA